The Euphorbia lathyris chromosome 8, ddEupLath1.1, whole genome shotgun sequence genome has a window encoding:
- the LOC136202211 gene encoding (DL)-glycerol-3-phosphatase 2 isoform X2 — translation MSSSTWMASYSEMNCTLMSLPLLQISDTEKFYTEVQEIILARYNKTFDWSLKAKMMGKKAIEAAHVFVEETGISDSLSAEDFLVEREEMLRSMFPTSDLMPGASRLVRHLHAKGIPICVATGSHKRHFELKTQRHGDLFSLMHHIVLGDDPEVKKGKPSPDIFLAAAKRFEGGPVDTEKILVFEDAPSGVLAAKNAGMNAVMVPDPRLDSCYHETADQVLSSLLDFNPSYWGLPPFENADS, via the exons ATGTCATCTTCGACATGGATGGCCTCTTACTCG GAAATGAACTGTACTCTAATGAGCTTACCACTGCTCCAAATATCAGATACAGAGAAATTCTATACTGAAGTCCAGGAAATCATACTTGCTAGGTATAATAAAACTTTTGATTGGTCTCTCAAGGCAAAAATGATGGGGAAAAAGGCAATAGAGGCAGCTCATGTTTTTGTTGAGGAGACTGGAATAAGTGATTCTCTTTCGGCTGAGGATTTTCTCGTAGAAAGAGAGGAGATGCTGCGGAGCATGTTTCCAACAAGTGATTTGATGCCAG GAGCTAGCCGTTTGGTCAGGCATCTTCATGCAAAAGGAATACCAATTTGCGTGGCAACTGG TTCTCATAAACGGCATTTTGAGTTGAAAACACAAAGGCACGGTGACCTATTCTCCTTGATGCATCACATTGTTCTCGGAGATGATCCAGAAGTTAAAAAAGGCAAGCCATCTCCTGATATATTCCTTGCTGCGGCCAAGAGATTTGAG GGTGGTCCAGTAGATACAGAGAAGATCCTTGTTTTTGAAGATGCACCTTCAGGTGTTCTTGCAGCTAAGAATGCTGGAAT GAACGCGGTGATGGTTCCAGATCCAAGGCTGGATAGTTGTTATCATGAGACAGCAGATCAAGTTCTGAGCTCACTACTGGATTTCAACCCTAGCTATTGGGGCTTGCCTCCTTTTGAAAATGCAGATAGCTAA
- the LOC136202213 gene encoding auxin-responsive protein IAA33, whose protein sequence is MNSFDPNCQHIQDQSLKRRWQQSKFNYNNNTLLLPPSSSSLLLQADDDMISTVVPPVTVVLEGRSICQRINLHKHSSYHSLAMALRHMFVDGAAAVSEEYSGDLDLTNAVPGHLVAYEDIENDLLLAGDLNWKDFVRVAKRIRILPVKGTSRKGRREA, encoded by the exons ATGAACAGCTTTGATCCTAATTGCCAACATATTCAAGACCAATCTCTCAAAAGAAGATGGCAACAATCCAAatttaattacaataataacacccttcttcttcctccttcttcttcttctctacttCTTCAGGCTGATGATGATATGATCTCCACCGTTGTTCCTCCGGTCACCGTTGTTCTTGAAGGCAGATCAATATGCCAGCGCATCAACCTTCATAAACATTCTAGCTATCATAGCCTTGCTATGGCTCTCCGGCATATGTTTGTTGATGGGGCCGCCGCCGTATCAGAGGAGTATTCCGGTGATCTTGATCTAACAAATGCTGTTCCTGGTCATCTTGTTGCTTATGAAGATATTGAAAATGATCTTCTTCTTGCTGGTGATCTTAACTGGAA GGATTTTGTACGTGTGGCAAAGAGGATTAGAATATTGCCAGTTAAGGGGACttcaagaaagggaagaagagagGCTTAA
- the LOC136202211 gene encoding (DL)-glycerol-3-phosphatase 2 isoform X1 yields the protein MFVLKYHSTLWQSHHLKLLRSNLRTSISTGTFSMANSSTTVSVKAPISHVIFDMDGLLLDTEKFYTEVQEIILARYNKTFDWSLKAKMMGKKAIEAAHVFVEETGISDSLSAEDFLVEREEMLRSMFPTSDLMPGASRLVRHLHAKGIPICVATGSHKRHFELKTQRHGDLFSLMHHIVLGDDPEVKKGKPSPDIFLAAAKRFEGGPVDTEKILVFEDAPSGVLAAKNAGMNAVMVPDPRLDSCYHETADQVLSSLLDFNPSYWGLPPFENADS from the exons ATGTTTGTATTGAAGTATCACTCAACGCTTTGGCAAAGCCATCATCTCAAACTCCTTCGATCAAATCTTCGAACCTCTATAAGCACAGGTACTTTTTCGATGGCCAATTCCTCAACTACAGTTTCAGTGAAAGCACCTATTTCTCATGTCATCTTCGACATGGATGGCCTCTTACTCG ATACAGAGAAATTCTATACTGAAGTCCAGGAAATCATACTTGCTAGGTATAATAAAACTTTTGATTGGTCTCTCAAGGCAAAAATGATGGGGAAAAAGGCAATAGAGGCAGCTCATGTTTTTGTTGAGGAGACTGGAATAAGTGATTCTCTTTCGGCTGAGGATTTTCTCGTAGAAAGAGAGGAGATGCTGCGGAGCATGTTTCCAACAAGTGATTTGATGCCAG GAGCTAGCCGTTTGGTCAGGCATCTTCATGCAAAAGGAATACCAATTTGCGTGGCAACTGG TTCTCATAAACGGCATTTTGAGTTGAAAACACAAAGGCACGGTGACCTATTCTCCTTGATGCATCACATTGTTCTCGGAGATGATCCAGAAGTTAAAAAAGGCAAGCCATCTCCTGATATATTCCTTGCTGCGGCCAAGAGATTTGAG GGTGGTCCAGTAGATACAGAGAAGATCCTTGTTTTTGAAGATGCACCTTCAGGTGTTCTTGCAGCTAAGAATGCTGGAAT GAACGCGGTGATGGTTCCAGATCCAAGGCTGGATAGTTGTTATCATGAGACAGCAGATCAAGTTCTGAGCTCACTACTGGATTTCAACCCTAGCTATTGGGGCTTGCCTCCTTTTGAAAATGCAGATAGCTAA
- the LOC136202209 gene encoding uncharacterized protein, producing MSCLALSLQPANGSDILLQTREWFPPARALVATSAFRKTRLAFANHKLNSNNPNNTYHLYADDSSAESIGDDPLAASSGQLIVGVESRYRVVYRLVNGIYVLGITTADQDNSINVFECIHIVNQAVSVIVTACRGVDVTPDKLNRKYAEIYMALDIVLRGVSNIRLAAMLGSMHGDGIAKMVHSALDTENKIRGAGSWVAEEVHAVEHQASVEVFSKAIFELPSETIAAGDEVAASLAPVVTEQLDQKQEKQDEPDGPVDPFAASETINKQEDLMGDFKKDKTQSSDLALALAGLEVTTLPPAEATQATHINVEGFEGDYGGIEFSSDQASLGETFEGFSEAWGGGLDASDFVGPKKIPKQQGLGGLEFLQTGASGDPAVAAKAAPGAGGTGLENLLVQKTEMKGPEMYIVEEINAEFRESLLARVGLMGVVYLKTLPVKTAGDKETEFSFRVDNTSSVKRFVVQSSKVSSLGNGMFHVRSTPSDEPLPILKYSLLPRLTPLPLRIRLIQRLSGTLLSMMIQYVLSPDLQVPLKDVTFVLKLPHDPSLLKVSPKAVLNRSERELKWHIPEIPLKGSPGRLRARMPVDSREGDGDEDIEVLGYVKFSMQGTTSLSGVCLRPATEGSTDFYEVDHRYHSGVYMCN from the coding sequence ATGTCCTGCCTTGCCCTCTCTCTTCAACCCGCTAACGGATCCGACATACTCCTCCAGACTCGAGAGTGGTTTCCGCCTGCTCGTGCCCTCGTCGCTACCTCCGCCTTTCGAAAAACACGGCTTGCATTTGCCAACCACAAACTCAATTCGAATAACCCTAACAACACCTATCACCTATATGCCGACGATTCCTCCGCCGAATCCATTGGGGATGATCCCCTGGCAGCCTCTAGTGGTCAACTTATCGTCGGCGTCGAGAGCCGTTACCGTGTCGTCTACCGGTTGGTCAATGGAATCTATGTTCTCGGCATCACCACTGCTGATCAGGACAATTCAATTAATGTATTTGAGTGTATTCACATCGTTAATCAAGCTGTTAGTGTTATCGTCACGGCTTGTCGGGGTGTGGATGTTACCCCTGATAAGCTGAATCGAAAATATGCCGAGATCTATATGGCATTGGATATTGTATTGCGTGGTGTTAGCAATATCAGGCTTGCAGCTATGCTTGGTTCGATGCACGGAGATGGAATTGCGAAGATGGTGCACTCTGCTTTGGATACAGAGAATAAAATTAGAGGGGCTGGTAGTTGGGTTGCAGAGGAAGTGCACGCAGTGGAGCATCAAGCCAGTGTAGAGGTATTTTCTAAGGCAATATTTGAGCTTCCTTCAGAGACAATTGCTGCTGGAGATGAGGTTGCAGCAAGTCTTGCGCCTGTTGTAACTGAGCAGCTGGATCAGAAGCAGGAGAAACAGGATGAACCTGATGGACCTGTAGATCCATTTGCGGCAAGTGAGACAATAAACAAGCAGGAGGATTTGATGGGTGATTTTAAGAAGGATAAGACTCAGTCTTCAGATTTAGCACTTGCGTTAGCTGGCTTGGAGGTGACTACATTGCCACCTGCTGAAGCGACTCAAGCTACACATATAAATGTAGAGGGATTTGAAGGCGATTATGGTGGTATTGAGTTCAGCAGTGACCAGGCTTCTTTAGGAGAAACTTTTGAAGGGTTCAGTGAAGCTTGGGGTGGGGGATTGGATGCATCAGACTTTGTTGGACCAAAGAAAATTCCGAAACAACAAGGTCTTGGTGGATTGGAATTCCTACAGACTGGAGCAAGTGGTGATCCAGCTGTTGCAGCCAAGGCTGCACCTGGAGCAGGAGGTACTGGTCTTGAAAATCTTTTAGTTCAAAAAACTGAAATGAAGGGTCCAGAGATGTACATTGTTGAAGAAATTAATGCAGAGTTTAGGGAATCATTGCTTGCTAGAGTCGGATTAATGGGTGTGGTTTACTTGAAGACATTGCCAGTAAAAACTGCTGGTGATAAAGAAACTGAATTTTCATTTCGGGTTGACAACACTAGTTCAGTTAAGAGATTTGTTGTCCAGAGTTCAAAGGTTAGCAGCCTTGGTAATGGAATGTTCCATGTGAGGAGTACACCTTCTGATGAGCCTTTACCGATATTGAAGTATAGTCTGTTACCTAGGTTAACGCCATTGCCATTGAGAATTCGGCTTATACAACGTCTTAGTGGTACTTTGCTTTCAATGATGATTCAGTATGTTTTGAGCCCGGATTTGCAAGTGCCACTCAAAGATGTTACATTTGTTTTGAAGTTACCACATGACCCATCATTGTTGAAAGTTTCACCTAAGGCTGTGTTAAATAGGAGTGAGAGAGAATTGAAATGGCATATCCCGGAGATTCCTCTTAAGGGTTCTCCTGGCAGGTTGAGGGCAAGGATGCCCGTGGATTCTAGGGAGGGAGATGGTGACGAAGATATTGAAGTTTTAGGTTATGTTAAGTTTTCCATGCAAGGAACCACATCACTATCTGGGGTTTGTCTACGGCCTGCTACAGAGGGTAGCACAGATTTCTATGAGGTTGATCACAGGTATCATAGTGGTGTTTATATGTGCAactga